A window of the bacterium genome harbors these coding sequences:
- a CDS encoding RluA family pseudouridine synthase has translation MKTIHITVPKDCMGRIDRILIDLINIQDGIQLSRSQLKRRIENGLVLLNGIPASKSGSIVSPGDECTILEWKEEQDALLQPYDLRLPILFEDESIAIIDKPPQLTVHPGAGTGHQTLMNALIGMGVINPQQFPGNPRPGIVHRLDRDTSGLLIVAKTLQAQAALSYQFQERSLIKRYTSLVVRNMKGGQPFDREDSGSIDSPIGRDSHHRTKMCIREDGRAARTDWVVQERLPHAYLLLLTIHSGRTHQIRVHLDSVNSGVLGDQLYGKFDTLSPAAGQIVDTLGRQALHACELHFKHPQSGETLSYVSELPHDIEEALKRFRQLN, from the coding sequence ATGAAGACCATTCATATTACGGTCCCAAAAGACTGTATGGGGCGAATTGACCGCATCTTGATTGATTTAATAAATATACAGGATGGAATCCAATTATCTCGCTCTCAACTTAAGCGACGTATTGAGAATGGATTGGTATTGCTCAATGGGATACCCGCTTCTAAGAGTGGAAGTATCGTATCTCCTGGTGATGAGTGCACGATACTTGAGTGGAAAGAAGAGCAAGATGCACTGCTCCAGCCATATGATTTACGCTTACCAATCCTTTTTGAAGATGAATCGATAGCAATTATTGATAAGCCTCCTCAGCTTACCGTTCATCCCGGGGCGGGAACTGGTCATCAGACTCTTATGAATGCTCTGATTGGCATGGGAGTGATTAATCCTCAACAGTTTCCAGGTAATCCTCGCCCAGGCATCGTACACCGCTTGGATCGAGATACCTCGGGCTTATTGATAGTGGCAAAGACACTACAGGCCCAAGCTGCTTTGTCCTATCAATTTCAAGAGAGGTCCCTTATTAAGAGATATACATCACTTGTGGTCAGAAATATGAAGGGCGGCCAACCCTTCGATAGAGAAGATTCTGGAAGTATCGACTCACCCATCGGGAGGGATAGTCATCACAGAACAAAAATGTGCATCCGAGAGGATGGTCGTGCCGCCAGAACTGACTGGGTCGTTCAGGAGCGTCTCCCTCACGCATATTTGCTACTGCTGACCATTCATTCTGGAAGAACTCATCAAATACGCGTACATCTTGATTCGGTAAATAGTGGTGTCCTGGGTGATCAATTGTACGGAAAATTTGATACCCTTTCACCAGCTGCGGGGCAGATTGTGGATACGCTTGGGCGACAAGCACTTCATGCATGTGAGCTTCACTTTAAGCACCCACAATCTGGCGAGACACTCTCTTATGTATCAGAGCTTCCTCATGACATAGAGGAAGCATTAAAGCGCTTTCGACAGCTGAACTGA
- the ribF gene encoding riboflavin biosynthesis protein RibF, whose amino-acid sequence MLRLVRAPSALHENELSHSACTIGSFDGLHKGHISLIRKVVATAKRKHYAPVVVSFYPHPLSVLRSDYNPEKISSLRQKMQILENLGVEAFYLIRFTPEVAAMSPEEFVQRYLIANLNCKALVVGSDFSIGKNRSGNTEVLRELCNSRGMLFEIASLLHCADKEKIGSREIRRLLREGNITEAEVLLGRPVILEGKVVKGDGRGKTLGFPTANLHLPFPTPLRHGVYAARATIGEEANLPAVVNVGTRPTFHTQKGKTPPQGPRVSIEAHLLVERQLSCYGEILTLEFCAFLRDEKRFPSIEELKTQILADINRAHEVLQ is encoded by the coding sequence ATGTTAAGGCTTGTTAGAGCTCCGTCAGCCTTACATGAAAATGAGTTGTCGCATTCTGCCTGCACAATAGGGAGCTTCGATGGGCTTCATAAGGGGCACATCAGTCTTATTCGTAAAGTTGTAGCGACCGCGAAACGCAAACATTATGCTCCAGTAGTTGTTTCATTTTACCCCCATCCGCTCTCTGTTCTGCGTTCCGACTATAACCCCGAAAAAATCTCTTCACTGAGACAAAAAATGCAAATACTCGAGAATCTGGGAGTTGAGGCTTTCTACTTGATTCGCTTTACTCCGGAAGTTGCTGCGATGTCACCCGAAGAATTTGTTCAGCGGTATTTGATAGCGAATTTAAACTGCAAAGCACTTGTTGTTGGATCAGATTTTTCTATCGGAAAAAACCGCAGCGGCAATACTGAAGTGCTGAGAGAACTATGCAACTCAAGAGGGATGCTTTTCGAAATTGCCTCGCTACTTCATTGCGCAGATAAAGAAAAAATCGGCTCAAGAGAAATTCGTCGATTACTGAGGGAAGGAAACATAACAGAAGCCGAAGTACTATTAGGCCGTCCCGTTATCCTAGAAGGCAAAGTAGTAAAAGGGGATGGAAGAGGGAAGACGCTCGGTTTTCCAACGGCAAATCTCCATCTTCCATTTCCAACACCTTTACGACATGGCGTCTATGCAGCTCGTGCTACCATTGGAGAAGAGGCCAACCTTCCTGCCGTTGTGAATGTTGGAACTCGCCCAACCTTCCATACCCAGAAGGGTAAAACGCCGCCCCAAGGACCTCGTGTCTCGATTGAGGCTCATTTATTGGTTGAACGGCAACTTTCATGCTACGGAGAGATTCTAACCCTTGAGTTTTGTGCATTCTTGAGAGATGAAAAACGCTTTCCCTCAATAGAAGAGCTAAAAACGCAAATCCTCGCCGATATAAATCGCGCCCATGAGGTATTGCAATGA
- a CDS encoding DUF465 domain-containing protein, with the protein MNTSDRLELTRLAKNDRNVRRLIKKHKGYEERLRLLAKKIGFTSEDQQEITLLKRKKLQSKDELARILYQSRQPLREEYSEALQSAVGM; encoded by the coding sequence ATGAATACCTCAGACCGTTTGGAACTTACCCGGCTCGCAAAAAATGATAGAAATGTACGCCGTTTAATTAAGAAGCATAAAGGCTATGAAGAACGGCTGCGACTTCTGGCAAAGAAAATTGGATTTACCAGTGAAGATCAACAAGAGATTACTCTCCTGAAACGCAAAAAACTACAAAGTAAAGATGAATTAGCTCGCATTCTCTACCAGTCGCGTCAACCGCTAAGAGAGGAATATTCAGAGGCTCTTCAATCTGCTGTCGGGATGTAG
- a CDS encoding laccase domain-containing protein translates to MSFQFDHATQLLSSKNLIAHLGCTGFSGFGGSALTQTVHDTRGRIHGTTRLLALHQVHENNLIVIDSPHDLDRAVFSEEDSLHYYPISADAWFLSRDALVGSGLGFCIKTADCLPLLFFGAHWIALVHAGWRGLQNGIIAKTLRQFELKSDCPRYIAIGPCADPMLYQVGEEFLELFPKSTFRMPHGAVHLDMYAEACFQIQRMGVTAQIEKTTLHTMSDSRFYSHRRHAQLALEGGAATIQARNYSVVGFDSHR, encoded by the coding sequence ATGAGTTTCCAGTTCGATCATGCAACTCAGCTCCTGTCTTCCAAGAATCTCATCGCGCACCTGGGTTGTACAGGATTCAGTGGATTCGGCGGAAGCGCTCTTACACAAACGGTTCATGATACTCGCGGCAGAATACATGGCACGACCCGTCTACTAGCACTTCATCAGGTACATGAGAACAATCTGATCGTGATAGACAGCCCCCATGACCTTGATAGGGCAGTGTTTTCAGAGGAGGATTCTCTTCACTACTATCCCATTTCGGCTGATGCGTGGTTTCTGTCCAGAGACGCATTAGTCGGTAGTGGCCTTGGTTTTTGCATTAAGACAGCAGACTGTCTACCGCTTCTATTTTTTGGAGCTCATTGGATTGCTCTGGTCCATGCTGGATGGAGAGGATTGCAAAACGGAATTATCGCTAAAACCCTTAGGCAGTTTGAACTGAAGAGCGACTGTCCGCGCTACATTGCCATTGGGCCGTGTGCCGATCCGATGCTGTATCAGGTTGGCGAGGAATTTCTAGAGCTCTTCCCGAAATCTACATTTCGCATGCCACATGGGGCAGTTCATCTCGATATGTATGCAGAAGCATGCTTTCAAATTCAACGAATGGGGGTTACTGCTCAAATTGAGAAAACAACTCTTCATACTATGAGTGACTCCCGCTTCTATTCACATCGACGGCACGCTCAACTCGCTCTCGAGGGAGGAGCTGCCACAATACAGGCTCGTAACTACTCCGTAGTTGGCTTTGATTCACACCGTTAG
- the pal gene encoding peptidoglycan-associated lipoprotein Pal, which yields MKSVRLIVLAASVFFISACTCTTRPRSIGNVPYAEAGRVLKDVHFAFDKSDLTSEAKESLKNSAKWLKSHSGVDVTLEGHCDERGTREYNLALGQRRAQSAYDYLRGLGIESDRMSMVSYGEDQPLAPGHNESAWSQNRRVHFRVEK from the coding sequence ATGAAATCAGTCAGATTAATAGTACTTGCTGCGAGTGTATTTTTTATTTCCGCATGTACCTGTACCACTAGGCCGCGTTCAATAGGAAACGTTCCTTATGCCGAAGCAGGTAGGGTGTTGAAAGATGTTCATTTTGCCTTCGATAAGTCTGATCTTACGAGTGAGGCTAAGGAGAGCTTAAAGAATAGCGCGAAATGGCTGAAGAGCCACTCTGGCGTAGACGTTACCCTTGAAGGTCACTGTGATGAGCGTGGGACACGGGAATACAACCTCGCGTTGGGTCAACGTCGTGCTCAGTCTGCTTACGACTATCTTCGAGGCTTAGGGATTGAGAGCGATCGTATGAGCATGGTGAGTTATGGGGAAGACCAGCCACTTGCTCCGGGTCATAACGAGTCTGCATGGTCTCAAAACCGCAGAGTGCATTTCCGGGTGGAAAAATAG